The following coding sequences are from one Bradyrhizobium sp. WSM471 window:
- a CDS encoding sporadic carbohydrate cluster 2OG-Fe(II) oxygenase, whose protein sequence is MTDTAFLEADEQAMAQRFIDDGFVTTPADDRAGLDRIQRRAAELAADYLKLPDGNDPYAMLDTIHTRVSVDDLNGLRLHVFNGLNAEPWFRPTYFRLARSTIETIVGNELCMQRRVNLSIQLPGDDSSLLATHSDVWSGDSPFEVVVWVPLVDVHRTKSMYLLPPSLNGEMQDRMASLRSAEELYQTIKPHATFIEIPYGHVMLFNQTLMHGNRINEEAGSRWSMNCRFKSIMSPYADKRFGEFFEPILLRPATRVGMQYKLPGGFHG, encoded by the coding sequence ATGACGGACACGGCTTTCCTCGAGGCCGATGAGCAGGCAATGGCGCAACGCTTCATCGACGACGGCTTCGTCACCACGCCGGCCGACGACCGCGCCGGGCTCGACCGGATCCAGCGGCGCGCCGCCGAACTCGCGGCGGACTATCTGAAGCTGCCAGACGGCAACGACCCCTACGCGATGCTCGACACCATCCACACGCGGGTGAGCGTAGATGATCTCAACGGCCTGCGGCTGCACGTCTTCAACGGCCTCAACGCCGAGCCATGGTTCCGGCCGACCTATTTCCGTCTAGCCCGCTCGACGATCGAAACCATCGTGGGCAACGAGCTCTGCATGCAGCGCCGCGTCAATCTCAGCATCCAGCTGCCGGGCGACGATTCGTCGCTGCTCGCCACCCATTCCGACGTCTGGTCTGGCGACTCGCCGTTCGAGGTCGTGGTGTGGGTACCGCTGGTCGACGTCCACCGCACCAAATCGATGTATCTGCTGCCGCCATCCCTGAACGGCGAGATGCAGGACCGGATGGCCAGCCTGCGCAGCGCGGAGGAACTCTATCAGACCATCAAGCCGCACGCGACGTTCATCGAGATTCCCTACGGTCACGTGATGCTGTTCAACCAGACCCTGATGCACGGCAATCGCATCAACGAGGAAGCCGGCTCGCGCTGGAGCATGAACTGCCGTTTCAAAAGCATCATGTCGCCCTACGCGGACAAGCGATTTGGCGAATTCTTCGAACCGATCCTGCTGCGTCCGGCGACACGTGTCGGCATGCAATACAAGCTCCCGGGAGGCTTCCATGGCTGA
- a CDS encoding LIC12192 family sporadic carbohydrate cluster protein gives MAERAGHRGYIGARPLNGSRTPQHVQNIVIRDYARRKNLHYLLSAAEHTMQGSYMVLEDILDELPRLRGLILYSIFMLPPDEARRREIYDRVLSEGCDLHAAVEEITLSSRDNIQAVEDILLVNKFATIL, from the coding sequence ATGGCTGAGCGAGCCGGCCATCGCGGCTATATCGGCGCCCGGCCGCTGAACGGCAGCCGTACTCCCCAGCACGTCCAGAACATCGTGATTCGCGACTATGCGCGGCGGAAGAACTTGCATTATCTGCTCAGCGCCGCCGAGCACACCATGCAAGGCAGCTACATGGTGCTCGAGGACATCCTCGACGAGCTACCCCGGTTGCGCGGCCTGATTCTCTACAGCATCTTCATGCTGCCGCCCGACGAGGCACGGCGGCGAGAGATCTATGACCGCGTACTGAGCGAGGGCTGCGATCTGCACGCGGCCGTCGAGGAGATCACGCTGTCCTCGCGCGACAACATCCAGGCCGTCGAGGACATCCTGCTCGTCAACAAATTCGCGACCATCCTGTGA
- a CDS encoding class I SAM-dependent methyltransferase, translating into MTEINLLQPMHASTKRNYVQRVVEHDKAESATVARQWGRDYWDGDRRYGYGGYRYDGRWRPLAQTLIDRYGIKSGMSVLDVGCGKGYLLYELTQLVPGLTIAGIDISDYGIGNAKEEVRPQLKVGSAVELPYPDHSFDLVVSLGVLHNLPLEDVFRAVSEIERVGRGTSKYLMVESFRDEREKANLLYWQLTCLSFHGPETWAWIYDKCGYRGDHGFIFFE; encoded by the coding sequence ATGACCGAGATCAACCTGCTCCAGCCGATGCACGCATCGACCAAGCGGAACTACGTTCAGCGGGTTGTCGAGCACGACAAGGCGGAATCCGCCACTGTCGCGCGGCAATGGGGGCGCGACTACTGGGACGGCGACCGCCGCTATGGCTATGGCGGTTACCGCTACGACGGACGCTGGCGCCCGCTCGCCCAGACCCTGATCGACCGCTATGGCATCAAGTCCGGGATGAGCGTGCTCGATGTCGGCTGCGGCAAGGGCTATTTGCTCTACGAGCTCACCCAGCTCGTCCCTGGCCTCACCATCGCCGGCATCGACATCTCCGACTATGGCATTGGCAACGCCAAGGAAGAGGTGCGACCGCAATTGAAGGTCGGCAGCGCCGTCGAGCTCCCCTACCCCGACCACAGCTTCGATCTCGTGGTGTCGCTCGGCGTGCTCCACAATCTTCCGCTCGAGGACGTCTTCCGCGCCGTGTCGGAGATCGAGCGCGTGGGGCGCGGCACCTCGAAATATCTGATGGTGGAGTCGTTCCGCGACGAGCGCGAGAAGGCGAACCTGCTCTACTGGCAGCTCACCTGCCTGAGTTTTCATGGTCCGGAGACGTGGGCCTGGATCTACGACAAATGCGGCTACCGGGGCGACCATGGGTTCATCTTCTTCGAATGA
- a CDS encoding WbuC family cupin fold metalloprotein — protein MGSSSSNEATGLRRPASLRAQNPEVYYSDDAIVTANDATIAELKRIAAGNPRLRSRLCTHPDPSSGLHEMLIVHHREAYVRPHKHFGKPESFHLIEGTAQVVIFEDDGRIRDVLEMAPYGRGALCYYRMPEQLFHSILITSEWLVFHETTAGPFDPSRTAFPDWAPDGSDAAAVQNYVTSTGALAAEHLAHRHTSRAIRAEVPTDD, from the coding sequence ATGGGTTCATCTTCTTCGAATGAAGCAACGGGCCTGCGCCGGCCGGCCTCGCTACGCGCGCAAAATCCCGAAGTGTATTATTCGGACGACGCCATCGTCACGGCGAATGACGCCACGATCGCGGAGCTGAAGCGCATCGCCGCAGGCAATCCGCGTCTGCGCAGCCGGCTGTGCACGCATCCTGATCCCTCGTCCGGCCTGCACGAGATGCTGATCGTGCATCATCGCGAGGCCTATGTGCGGCCTCACAAGCACTTTGGCAAACCTGAATCGTTTCACCTGATCGAGGGCACTGCGCAGGTCGTGATCTTCGAGGACGACGGCCGCATTCGCGACGTGCTCGAGATGGCGCCGTACGGCCGGGGCGCGCTCTGCTACTACCGGATGCCCGAGCAGTTGTTTCACTCGATCCTGATCACCTCGGAGTGGCTGGTGTTTCACGAAACCACCGCGGGTCCGTTCGACCCCTCCCGCACGGCATTTCCCGACTGGGCACCGGATGGCAGCGATGCCGCGGCAGTGCAGAACTATGTCACATCGACCGGTGCGCTCGCCGCGGAGCATCTGGCCCATCGCCATACTTCACGAGCCATTCGAGCAGAGGTTCCTACCGATGACTGA
- a CDS encoding class I SAM-dependent methyltransferase produces MTDHCRLCHSTNLRPVIDLGQMPIAHRLRHSRDEQDERYPFEVLACGECGLPQIVKPIDPDILYRQFNYNFSSWKPEPHQVDELDTIAKFSPHQSVFEIGCNDGLFMDRLRERGAKVLVGVEPNPVSGKIARERGIKVYADMISPALCHDAVAEAGKFDLVVSRQVLEHIVDFENFFDCVKIALRNDGLLFIDVPDFAPGSAVGDLSVLWEEHVSYFTEPTLIALLARHGFEAISVKKYNFSGGSLAIAARRATRDVMPPPAPAGVGERFGQRAREYGARLRPILAKARANGAEIAIYGAGCRACTFTNAHELADLVDLSVDDQKERQGLFLPGTGIPIRPPENLAGKSDPLVCLLAVNQENEDKVGSRLRENVKRPLHIVSIFAPSDIWSELDRLEAAAGSRHG; encoded by the coding sequence ATGACTGATCATTGCCGCCTCTGCCATTCGACCAATTTGCGCCCGGTCATCGACCTCGGACAGATGCCGATTGCGCATCGGCTTCGGCACAGCCGCGACGAACAGGACGAACGGTATCCGTTCGAGGTGCTGGCGTGTGGCGAGTGCGGCCTGCCCCAGATCGTCAAGCCGATCGATCCCGACATTCTGTACCGGCAGTTCAACTACAATTTCAGCAGCTGGAAGCCGGAGCCGCATCAGGTCGACGAGCTCGATACCATCGCCAAATTCTCGCCCCATCAATCCGTGTTCGAGATCGGATGCAATGACGGCCTGTTCATGGACAGGCTTCGCGAACGCGGTGCGAAGGTTTTGGTGGGCGTCGAGCCCAACCCGGTGTCGGGCAAGATCGCCCGCGAGCGCGGCATCAAGGTCTATGCCGACATGATCAGCCCGGCGCTGTGTCACGACGCAGTCGCCGAGGCCGGCAAGTTCGATCTGGTCGTCTCGCGACAGGTGCTGGAACATATTGTCGATTTCGAGAACTTTTTCGATTGCGTGAAAATCGCGCTGCGCAACGACGGGCTTCTCTTCATCGATGTGCCTGATTTCGCGCCCGGCTCCGCGGTCGGCGACCTCTCCGTCCTCTGGGAGGAGCACGTCAGCTATTTCACCGAACCGACCCTGATCGCGCTGCTGGCCCGTCACGGCTTCGAGGCGATTTCAGTGAAGAAATACAATTTCAGCGGCGGCAGCCTCGCGATCGCAGCCCGGCGCGCGACGCGCGACGTGATGCCTCCGCCCGCTCCTGCCGGCGTCGGCGAAAGGTTCGGCCAGCGCGCCAGGGAGTACGGCGCGCGTCTTCGCCCGATCCTCGCCAAGGCACGCGCCAACGGCGCCGAGATCGCCATCTACGGCGCCGGCTGTCGAGCCTGCACCTTCACCAATGCCCATGAACTCGCGGATCTCGTCGACCTCTCGGTCGACGACCAGAAGGAGCGCCAGGGCTTGTTCCTGCCCGGCACCGGCATTCCGATCCGCCCGCCGGAGAACCTCGCCGGCAAGTCGGATCCACTCGTCTGCCTTCTGGCCGTCAACCAGGAGAACGAAGACAAGGTCGGCAGCCGGCTGCGCGAAAACGTGAAGCGTCCGCTCCACATCGTATCGATCTTCGCGCCCTCGGACATCTGGAGCGAGCTCGATCGCCTCGAGGCCGCCGCAGGGTCGCGGCATGGCTGA
- a CDS encoding class I SAM-dependent methyltransferase: MAEDKLFNYYERQDVLPTFGNFKSAAELEAYARLRRELFSDKLVLPPRLFRDADVLEFGPDSGENALVFAGWGANMTLAEPNRHAHAKIQAYFAHFNQAQRLRELVSFDVEGFRSDRRFDIIDAEGFIYTVQPTENWLGVFHRLLHPDGYAVVSYYERYGGFFELALKAIHAAGKVLTGRPGLETAKLLFDAKWNSIPHTRSFESWLMDVLENPFVRHRYFLDAGALCTAAHEQGFDIHSGWPAYRDSLDVYWHKKVLPDDEKLRRATRHLGRSRLSFLGGRKLYLAGKTEMVEAISASIETLVVDVDAMIDDPFGDSLPRVIASLASLREAIPATDILADDASDIDAIMATLDSFHRIFGAIGRRDVSTVTALTQSDQAFINTWGQPAHFLVIRKRFEGS, translated from the coding sequence ATGGCTGAGGACAAGCTCTTCAACTATTACGAACGTCAGGACGTCCTGCCGACGTTCGGGAATTTCAAATCCGCCGCCGAACTCGAAGCCTATGCCCGCCTGCGGCGCGAGTTGTTTTCCGACAAGCTGGTGCTGCCGCCACGGTTGTTCCGCGACGCCGACGTGCTCGAATTCGGCCCCGATTCCGGTGAGAACGCGCTGGTGTTTGCCGGCTGGGGCGCAAACATGACGCTCGCCGAGCCGAACCGGCATGCGCACGCGAAAATCCAGGCTTACTTCGCACATTTCAACCAGGCTCAACGTCTGCGCGAACTCGTATCGTTCGATGTCGAAGGATTTCGCAGCGATCGTCGCTTCGACATCATCGATGCCGAAGGATTCATCTACACGGTGCAGCCGACTGAAAATTGGCTCGGCGTCTTTCACCGGCTGCTCCATCCGGACGGTTACGCTGTCGTTTCCTACTACGAGCGCTACGGCGGCTTCTTCGAGCTCGCGCTCAAGGCGATTCATGCGGCCGGCAAGGTGCTGACGGGCCGTCCCGGGCTCGAAACGGCGAAGCTGCTGTTCGACGCGAAATGGAACAGCATCCCGCATACGCGCAGCTTCGAATCCTGGCTGATGGACGTGCTCGAAAATCCTTTCGTCCGGCACCGCTACTTCCTCGACGCGGGAGCCTTGTGCACGGCGGCGCATGAGCAGGGATTCGACATCCATTCAGGGTGGCCGGCTTATCGCGACAGCCTGGACGTCTACTGGCACAAGAAGGTCCTGCCCGATGACGAGAAGCTGCGGCGCGCGACGCGCCACCTCGGTCGCAGCCGTCTGAGCTTTCTCGGCGGACGGAAGCTCTATCTGGCCGGCAAGACCGAGATGGTCGAGGCGATCTCGGCTTCGATCGAGACACTGGTTGTCGATGTCGATGCGATGATCGACGATCCCTTCGGCGATAGCCTGCCCCGTGTGATCGCGAGCCTTGCGTCGCTGCGCGAGGCGATACCGGCGACAGACATTCTCGCCGACGATGCGTCCGACATCGATGCCATCATGGCGACCCTCGACAGCTTCCATCGTATCTTTGGCGCGATCGGGCGACGGGACGTGTCCACAGTCACGGCCCTCACCCAGTCCGACCAGGCGTTCATCAACACCTGGGGACAGCCGGCGCACTTTCTTGTTATCCGGAAACGCTTCGAGGGGTCCTAG